From a single Kryptolebias marmoratus isolate JLee-2015 linkage group LG17, ASM164957v2, whole genome shotgun sequence genomic region:
- the LOC108246688 gene encoding neurogenic differentiation factor 2 — protein sequence MLSRLFSEVLPDVQRLDWAEDSESEHCKVKEEHSLHLREDELDEAREGSSRAESEMAGDDEDDDDGEEEEEEVEEEGDEEGCGADENEGKPKKRGPKKRKMTAARVERSKVRRLKANARERTRMHDLNSALDNLRKVVPCYSKTQKLSKIETLRLAKNYILALGEILRNGKRPDVVTYVQMLCKGLSQPTTNLVAGCLQLNTRNFLTEPCADGPRFHMPSSPFSVHPYSYRCSRLSSPHYQSGSGALNLRAHSYGSGYEAVYLPGGTSPDYSSPDYEGQHSPPVCLKQQQESSETDRNYHYSMHYSGLTTSRPGHSLHFGPSGARSGGAHSENIPPFHEVHLHHDRAPPYEELNSFFHN from the coding sequence ATGCTGAGCCGCCTGTTCAGCGAGGTGCTGCCGGACGTCCAGAGGCTCGACTGGGCGGAGGACAGCGAGAGCGAGCACTGCAAGGTGAAGGAGGAACACAGCCTCCACCTCAGGGAGGACGAGCTGGACGAGGCGCGCGAGGGCAGCAGCCGCGCGGAATCGGAGATGGCCGGCGACGACGAGGACGACGACgacggcgaggaggaggaggaggaggtagaggaggagggggacgaGGAGGGCTGCGGCGCGGACGAGAACGAGGGCAAGCCCAAGAAGCGCGGGCCGAAGAAACGGAAGATGACGGCGGCGCGCGTGGAGCGCTCCAAGGTGCGCCGGCTGAAGGCGAACGCGCGGGAGCGCACGCGCATGCACGACTTGAACTCCGCGCTGGACAACCTGCGCAAAGTGGTGCCGTGCTACTCCAAAACCCAAAAACTCTCCAAGATAGAGACCCTGCGGCTGGCCAAGAATTACATCTTAGCCCTGGGGGAGATTTTACGCAACGGCAAACGTCCAGATGTTGTGACCTACGTGCAGATGTTGTGTAAAGGCCTGTCCCAGCCCACCACCAACCTGGTGGCAGGCTGCCTGCAGCTCAACACCAGGAACTTCCTGACTGAGCCGTGCGCAGACGGACCGCGCTTCCACATGCCCAGCTCCCCCTTCTCGGTCCATCCCTACTCCTACCGGTGTTCCCGCCTCTCCAGCCCGCATTACCAGTCCGGGAGCGGCGCGCTCAACCTGCGAGCCCACTCCTACGGCTCTGGGTACGAGGCCGTGTACCTCCCGGGCGGGACGTCCCCGGACTACAGCAGTCCGGACTACGAGGGCCAGCACAGCCCGCCCGTCTgcctgaagcagcagcaggagtccTCGGAGACGGACAGGAACTACCACTACTCTATGCACTACTCCGGACTGACCACGTCGAGACCCGGCCACAGCCTTCACTTTGGGCCCTCGGGAGCGCGCAGCGGTGGCGCGCACTCAGAAAACATTCCACCTTTCCACGAGGTTCACTTGCACCACGACAGGGCGCCTCCATATGAGGAGCTCAACTCGTTTTTCCACAACTGA